In Aquiflexum balticum DSM 16537, a single genomic region encodes these proteins:
- a CDS encoding SusC/RagA family TonB-linked outer membrane protein, protein MNKFVQLMLAMVLIFASGMEAFGQSRVLTGRVVDATGEPIPGVNVLDKEAKTGTTTDLDGMYSISVTNTTTLVFSFIGFESQEIVIGNMSELNITLTEDATALSEVVVTALGLPKEKERLGYSITTVGGDQMDLAREPNIANSLTGQVAGLVVRGTNSGPQGTANIVLRGLPSISGTGSPLFVINGIPMDNTQLGSSGQWGGGDNGDGIGNLSPDDIESMTVLKGQAASALYGARASNGVILITTKGSKRGGDWSLTYNLNVMTEQAMDFTDFQQEYGQGTGGRRPQTATDAQTTGRFAWGERMGGNVIGFDGNQYPYQPADENWKDFYRTGTNITNTLAVSKGLGKDGSFRMSISDVRSESIVPNSGVDRLSINLNVDQNITDKLNISAMINYLDQQSTNIPFLSDGPRNPNNFLLLAPNINPGIFAPGYDENGREVVFSDDIFVTNPYFITAKGINDRGRKRTISALSAKYSFAPKTYALFRVGHDVSNDDFFSVEPTGLAYTQEQRGNLNSRGLSTRSETNIDAIFGTEFNLTNDIIFDGLAGGTFRNNRFEQVSVGGSRFVIPGLYSPFNVDVFNRGYAFNEREVASAFYSLGFGYKDFLTLTTTGRYDVYSTLPTDNNSIFSPSVTGAFLFHKFLNLPALEFAKFRTSYAVTSGEPFDAYQTQFYFSSANTFNGVAAGSSPLSLPNLFLKPFTTDEIEIGFDLVFFKNRLSFDVAYFTKTTNNEILPASTSIASGFGSAVVATGSVNNRGLELMISGTPIQTQNFTWKSMINFTNVTNEVLNTNLANTPINLGQNRSTLGNAVTAYVPGLPGPQIRAFDYQYDAQGNIVVNQAGLPVRGELKNWGSVLPTHYGGWNNEFIYKKVSFTFLIDGSFGNKVLSATEFNSHFRGLHKNTLVGREGGVTTGEFTAPAENYYQALVQNVTRTSVVDGDFIKLRQLTLGYTFSESMFRSVPILKGLTASIVARNLAILWRKADNIDPEAQFGSNINFLGIEGTALPTTRSIGFNLNFKLH, encoded by the coding sequence ATGAACAAATTTGTACAATTAATGCTAGCGATGGTCTTGATATTTGCCTCAGGTATGGAGGCATTTGGCCAGTCGCGGGTTCTTACCGGAAGAGTTGTTGATGCTACCGGAGAACCGATTCCAGGGGTGAACGTCCTGGACAAAGAAGCAAAAACGGGTACTACCACCGATTTGGATGGTATGTATTCAATTTCGGTAACCAATACTACCACATTGGTCTTTTCTTTTATAGGTTTCGAATCCCAAGAAATCGTAATTGGTAATATGTCTGAGTTAAATATAACTTTAACGGAAGATGCGACCGCTTTAAGTGAAGTGGTGGTTACCGCCCTTGGATTACCTAAAGAAAAGGAAAGACTTGGTTATTCCATAACCACCGTCGGAGGTGATCAAATGGATCTTGCCCGGGAACCAAATATTGCCAACTCACTTACAGGTCAGGTAGCAGGCCTAGTTGTAAGAGGAACAAACAGTGGGCCACAAGGTACCGCAAATATAGTTCTTCGAGGTCTTCCTAGTATCTCCGGTACAGGTTCTCCATTGTTTGTAATCAATGGGATACCCATGGATAATACACAGCTTGGTTCCTCCGGTCAATGGGGTGGAGGTGATAATGGAGACGGAATTGGTAATTTAAGCCCTGATGATATTGAATCAATGACAGTTCTTAAGGGACAGGCAGCATCTGCTTTATACGGCGCAAGAGCTTCCAATGGTGTGATTTTGATTACAACTAAAGGTTCAAAAAGAGGAGGTGATTGGTCTCTTACTTACAATTTAAACGTGATGACAGAACAGGCCATGGATTTCACGGACTTCCAACAAGAATATGGTCAAGGTACTGGAGGTAGGCGACCTCAAACTGCCACAGACGCACAAACAACTGGGCGTTTTGCATGGGGAGAGAGAATGGGGGGAAATGTGATAGGTTTTGATGGTAATCAATATCCTTATCAACCAGCTGATGAAAATTGGAAGGATTTTTACAGAACAGGAACTAACATTACCAATACACTTGCAGTTTCCAAAGGACTTGGAAAGGACGGTTCTTTTAGGATGTCTATTTCTGATGTAAGATCAGAATCAATTGTACCCAACAGTGGTGTGGACAGATTAAGTATCAATTTAAATGTGGATCAAAACATTACTGATAAGTTGAATATTTCAGCAATGATCAATTATCTTGATCAACAAAGTACAAACATTCCATTTTTAAGTGATGGACCTAGAAACCCTAATAACTTTTTGTTACTAGCCCCAAATATTAATCCAGGTATTTTTGCACCGGGTTATGATGAAAATGGACGTGAAGTTGTCTTTAGTGACGATATATTCGTAACTAACCCATACTTCATCACTGCAAAAGGAATCAATGACAGAGGAAGAAAAAGAACTATTTCAGCGCTATCAGCCAAGTATAGTTTTGCTCCCAAGACTTATGCTTTGTTTAGAGTTGGTCATGATGTATCAAATGATGACTTCTTTTCGGTTGAACCCACAGGTTTAGCTTATACACAGGAACAAAGAGGTAACCTTAATTCAAGGGGATTGTCAACAAGGTCAGAAACGAATATTGATGCGATTTTTGGAACGGAATTCAATTTAACCAATGACATTATCTTTGATGGATTGGCAGGGGGAACATTCCGGAACAATAGATTTGAACAAGTCAGTGTCGGGGGTTCTCGATTTGTAATCCCTGGTTTATACTCTCCATTTAATGTTGATGTATTTAATAGGGGGTATGCTTTCAATGAGCGGGAAGTTGCTTCGGCTTTTTACTCATTAGGCTTTGGCTATAAAGACTTCCTGACTTTGACCACGACTGGGCGATATGATGTGTATAGTACCTTACCTACTGACAATAACAGCATTTTCTCCCCATCAGTTACAGGAGCTTTCTTGTTTCATAAATTTTTGAATCTTCCAGCGCTGGAATTCGCTAAATTTAGGACCAGCTATGCAGTGACAAGTGGTGAACCATTTGATGCATATCAAACCCAGTTTTATTTCAGTTCTGCGAATACTTTTAACGGGGTTGCCGCAGGTTCATCACCGCTTTCCTTGCCAAACCTTTTCTTAAAACCATTCACAACTGATGAAATAGAAATAGGTTTTGATCTTGTCTTCTTTAAAAACCGACTTTCTTTTGACGTTGCTTATTTTACCAAGACAACTAACAATGAGATCTTACCTGCAAGTACCAGTATTGCATCAGGTTTCGGAAGTGCTGTGGTAGCTACAGGATCTGTAAATAACAGAGGTTTGGAGTTAATGATTTCGGGAACTCCTATTCAAACCCAGAACTTTACTTGGAAATCTATGATCAATTTCACGAACGTGACAAATGAAGTTTTGAATACAAACTTAGCCAATACTCCAATAAATCTCGGTCAAAACAGGTCTACGCTTGGTAATGCAGTAACAGCATATGTGCCAGGGCTTCCAGGTCCTCAAATCAGAGCATTTGATTATCAATATGATGCCCAAGGAAATATTGTTGTGAACCAAGCAGGTCTTCCTGTCCGTGGAGAACTTAAAAATTGGGGTTCAGTACTTCCTACTCATTATGGAGGTTGGAACAACGAATTCATTTACAAGAAAGTTTCTTTCACATTCTTGATAGATGGCAGCTTCGGAAACAAAGTATTGTCAGCGACTGAGTTTAATTCACACTTCCGTGGATTACATAAAAATACACTAGTTGGTAGAGAAGGCGGCGTGACGACAGGTGAATTTACTGCCCCTGCTGAAAATTACTACCAAGCACTGGTTCAGAATGTGACCCGTACGAGTGTAGTCGATGGTGATTTCATCAAACTTCGTCAGCTTACATTGGGATACACCTTCTCAGAATCTATGTTCAGGTCTGTTCCAATCTTGAAAGGCTTGACAGCATCGATTGTTGCAAGAAATTTGGCCATCTTGTGGAGAAAAGCTGATAATATAGATCCTGAAGCTCAATTCGGATCGAATATTAACTTCTTAGGTATTGAAGGTACCGCTCTGCCAACTACACGTTCTATTGGCTTCAACCTAAACTTCAAATTGCACTAA
- a CDS encoding SusD/RagB family nutrient-binding outer membrane lipoprotein gives MKKYISLFLLSSFLLVTSCDERFEELNTDPNRPGASVFDPNLLLPTISYQHGNLLTGYSGPILFQSMWIQALASTSTGGANYYSNADKYVISSSTPSYIEGNWNNGFQLGSRVNQLQILAQEKGLTNLNAVGEIMKVSALSVVSDTYGDIPYSEALKAQEGISQPKYDTQTEVYNKMLTDLEAALNSITPSGDPIRNDVMYRGDIAKWRRFGYSLMLKLGLRLTNVSSSSAQSWVQKAVAGGVFTSPDDDALVPSDEANGYSNTSANALNVPDDVYEVRWSKVMIDYLKATNDPRLSIVAEVPPPGLAANRNGGVVGNNDPAAQIGLPNGFDLRGGDFDISGHPDFPGGTGSGADLAPIGAYSRPTAIYRRRNAPVFILTYAEVQLMLADAAVRGFTSGSAADFYRNGVAAAFTSIGKFGGATVSNADAIAYLNANPLDVSSPNASLKMINEQIWATTSLFVNFLEAWNNWKRTGFPVLTPVNFPGNFGSGQIPRRQPYPAGESNTNPESLNAAISRMGGDNWTTKTWWDGGN, from the coding sequence ATGAAAAAATATATCAGTTTATTTCTACTCAGTAGCTTTTTATTAGTTACATCTTGTGATGAGAGATTTGAAGAGCTAAATACGGATCCAAACAGGCCTGGTGCTTCGGTTTTCGACCCAAATCTGCTCCTACCTACCATTAGTTATCAGCATGGTAATTTGCTTACGGGATATTCAGGCCCTATCTTATTTCAAAGTATGTGGATTCAGGCCTTGGCCTCTACTTCAACAGGAGGAGCCAACTACTATTCCAACGCAGATAAATATGTGATTTCTTCAAGCACACCCAGCTACATTGAAGGTAACTGGAACAATGGATTTCAACTTGGTTCAAGAGTGAATCAGTTGCAAATTTTGGCACAAGAAAAAGGGTTAACTAATCTTAATGCTGTTGGTGAGATCATGAAAGTAAGTGCTTTGTCCGTTGTTTCGGATACTTACGGTGATATTCCTTATTCAGAGGCGCTTAAAGCTCAGGAAGGTATTTCTCAACCTAAGTATGATACCCAGACAGAGGTATATAATAAGATGCTTACTGATCTTGAAGCAGCATTGAATTCAATTACTCCTTCAGGAGATCCGATAAGAAATGATGTTATGTATAGGGGTGATATTGCCAAATGGAGAAGATTTGGATATTCCCTTATGCTAAAGTTGGGATTGCGTTTGACTAATGTAAGTTCTTCATCAGCCCAGTCCTGGGTTCAAAAAGCAGTAGCCGGTGGCGTCTTTACATCACCTGACGATGATGCTTTAGTTCCCTCTGATGAAGCGAATGGGTATTCTAATACAAGTGCCAATGCTTTGAATGTCCCAGATGATGTTTATGAGGTGCGTTGGTCTAAAGTTATGATTGATTACTTGAAAGCTACCAATGATCCTCGTTTGAGTATTGTGGCTGAAGTACCCCCTCCAGGACTTGCCGCTAACAGGAATGGTGGGGTAGTAGGAAACAATGATCCTGCTGCTCAAATTGGCTTGCCAAACGGGTTTGACCTAAGAGGTGGTGATTTTGATATTTCAGGTCATCCTGATTTCCCTGGTGGAACAGGTTCTGGTGCTGACCTAGCTCCAATTGGAGCTTACTCAAGACCAACAGCAATTTACAGGAGAAGGAATGCCCCCGTTTTCATTTTGACTTATGCAGAGGTTCAATTGATGTTGGCTGATGCGGCTGTCCGAGGATTTACTTCCGGATCGGCAGCGGATTTCTACAGAAATGGTGTAGCGGCTGCCTTTACTTCCATTGGAAAATTTGGTGGAGCAACAGTATCCAATGCAGATGCAATTGCTTATTTGAATGCTAATCCACTGGATGTGAGCTCTCCAAATGCATCATTGAAAATGATCAATGAACAGATTTGGGCAACAACCAGTCTTTTTGTGAATTTCTTGGAAGCTTGGAACAATTGGAAACGAACAGGTTTCCCTGTTTTGACACCGGTCAATTTTCCAGGGAATTTTGGTTCAGGACAAATTCCAAGAAGACAGCCTTACCCTGCCGGAGAATCTAATACAAATCCAGAATCTTTGAACGCTGCAATTTCACGCATGGGAGGTGATAATTGGACTACCAAAACTTGGTGGGATGGCGGAAATTAA
- a CDS encoding glycoside hydrolase family 18 protein, translating to MNKRSVTALLVFFWFSISCQPQKKAQEPEATDAAPYNIIGYIAGWKGVDLEKIHAQKLTHINYAFANVVDGVVIEGEGRAEQDKENLSKLRSLKSTNPDLKILISIGGWTWSGGFSDAVLTDESRKKFTDSAIDYLIRHDLDGLDFDWEYPGLPGNNNTFRSEDKENFVLMLKSVREALDSLGALNNTYYLNTIASAGFKKYLDVNDMAEAQKYLDFINIMTYDFIVQGNNPTGHHANLYAADRDKRSSENAVFDHVNAGIPIEKLVMGMAFYGRSWQEVNPENNGLYQIGKGWKGFPYSEIEELIAGGDYVRYWDDSSKAPYLWNPSDKIFVTYEDPESIFNKVQFIKKHKMRGAMFWEYNEDSDERTLLNAMYNGFKTP from the coding sequence ATGAACAAAAGATCAGTTACTGCACTGCTTGTCTTTTTTTGGTTTAGTATTTCATGCCAGCCACAAAAAAAAGCGCAAGAACCTGAAGCCACCGATGCGGCTCCTTATAATATAATTGGATATATAGCAGGTTGGAAAGGGGTGGATCTGGAAAAAATCCATGCCCAAAAACTGACTCATATAAATTATGCTTTTGCCAATGTGGTAGATGGTGTTGTGATTGAAGGTGAGGGCAGGGCAGAACAAGATAAGGAGAATTTGTCAAAGTTGAGATCTTTAAAATCCACCAATCCTGATCTTAAAATCCTTATTTCCATTGGCGGATGGACTTGGTCTGGGGGATTTTCTGACGCAGTGCTGACAGATGAATCCCGTAAAAAATTCACGGATTCTGCCATAGATTACCTGATAAGGCATGATCTGGATGGATTGGATTTTGATTGGGAATATCCGGGATTGCCAGGGAACAACAATACTTTCAGGAGTGAGGACAAGGAGAATTTCGTACTTATGCTGAAATCTGTCAGGGAGGCATTGGATAGTCTTGGGGCTTTGAACAATACCTATTATTTAAACACTATAGCATCTGCTGGATTCAAGAAATACCTTGATGTCAACGATATGGCTGAAGCACAAAAGTATTTGGATTTCATCAATATTATGACTTATGATTTTATAGTTCAGGGCAATAATCCAACGGGTCACCATGCTAATTTGTATGCGGCGGATAGAGATAAAAGATCTTCTGAAAATGCAGTTTTTGACCATGTTAATGCCGGTATCCCAATCGAAAAACTGGTTATGGGTATGGCATTTTATGGCAGAAGTTGGCAAGAAGTCAATCCTGAAAACAATGGGCTTTATCAAATAGGTAAAGGGTGGAAAGGATTTCCGTATAGTGAGATTGAAGAGCTGATTGCCGGTGGAGATTATGTACGCTATTGGGATGATTCATCCAAGGCGCCATATTTGTGGAATCCTTCTGATAAAATCTTTGTAACTTATGAAGATCCGGAGTCGATTTTTAATAAAGTTCAATTTATCAAAAAACACAAAATGCGCGGGGCTATGTTTTGGGAATACAATGAAGATTCAGATGAAAGAACTTTGCTTAATGCCATGTATAATGGTTTCAAGACCCCCTGA
- a CDS encoding LacI family DNA-binding transcriptional regulator, whose protein sequence is MAKKKISIKDIARELGISITTVSFILNGKAKEKRISDEMTKKVQNYIKEVGYTPSYLAQSLRLGKSKVIVFMIEDISNQFFASIARMIEERAYKNGYKIIYCSTENDTEKAKELINTFKIRNVDGFIITPTPGLEPTIQELLEEDLALVLFDRWVPSINCSYVIVENEKSAFEATLHLIQNGCKKIAFLTVDSDQMQMKDRLQGYQKAVAENNLSSSVFKIKFHNIDEKEAYLKIIEFFRNNQGFDGVFFATNYLAFEGLQALDNLGIKVPEEVKVVSFDDHYFFNLYKPKISAIEQPLEIIAEKLMEAILHHLDSNESKHSFKKFILPNKLNIRESSSN, encoded by the coding sequence ATGGCAAAAAAGAAAATTTCCATAAAAGATATAGCAAGGGAACTCGGGATTTCCATTACAACTGTTTCATTTATCCTTAATGGTAAAGCAAAAGAAAAAAGGATAAGTGATGAAATGACCAAAAAGGTTCAGAATTATATCAAAGAGGTTGGTTATACACCAAGTTATTTGGCTCAGAGTCTTAGGTTGGGAAAGTCCAAAGTCATCGTTTTTATGATTGAGGATATTTCCAATCAGTTTTTTGCCTCTATCGCTAGAATGATAGAAGAAAGAGCCTATAAAAATGGCTATAAAATCATCTATTGCAGTACTGAAAATGATACTGAGAAGGCAAAAGAATTGATCAATACCTTTAAAATCAGGAATGTTGATGGTTTTATTATTACGCCAACTCCGGGTTTGGAACCGACCATTCAGGAATTATTGGAGGAAGATTTGGCATTGGTCCTTTTCGATAGGTGGGTTCCTTCCATTAATTGCAGCTATGTGATAGTAGAAAATGAAAAAAGTGCTTTTGAGGCTACTTTACACCTTATCCAAAATGGCTGTAAAAAAATCGCATTTCTGACTGTTGATTCCGACCAAATGCAAATGAAGGACAGGCTTCAGGGCTACCAAAAAGCAGTAGCTGAGAACAATCTTTCTTCTTCTGTTTTCAAAATTAAATTTCACAACATAGATGAAAAAGAGGCATATCTAAAAATCATCGAATTTTTCAGAAATAACCAAGGGTTTGATGGCGTATTTTTTGCAACCAACTACCTGGCATTTGAAGGACTTCAGGCTTTGGATAATCTTGGAATCAAGGTTCCTGAGGAGGTGAAAGTAGTATCTTTTGATGATCATTATTTTTTCAATCTGTATAAACCAAAGATTTCAGCCATTGAACAACCTTTGGAAATCATCGCCGAAAAATTGATGGAAGCGATTTTGCATCATCTTGATTCCAACGAATCTAAACATTCATTTAAGAAGTTTATTTTACCAAATAAGCTAAATATTAGAGAATCTTCTTCAAATTAA
- a CDS encoding ROK family protein, with amino-acid sequence MSKKIILSGDIGGSHITVGRFIGNDSVFKLEDLKRESIDSYAPKSIILDHWVSILTDLVHPNEDYLLSLAIPAPFDYKNGICLIEKQGKFRHLFGINLREELSGHLGILPSNIFFINDAEAFLLGEVNFGEGNNVNNILGLTLGSGLGSSIKSGNIVRDGGLWCSPFKSGIAEDYLSSRWFVNWIYQELNIQVDGVKEIVSNPEIMKKGSSVFDFFAKNLADFIIKQQEEFHADKIILGGNISKAYPFFLDKTLHYLQIQDLDIVIEVSQLGEKSAVFGALSAINLYQDLREKI; translated from the coding sequence ATGTCAAAAAAAATAATCCTATCCGGTGATATTGGAGGGTCTCATATCACAGTGGGTAGATTTATTGGAAATGATTCAGTTTTCAAATTGGAAGATTTGAAAAGAGAATCCATTGATTCCTATGCACCCAAATCCATAATTTTGGATCATTGGGTTTCTATTTTAACTGATCTTGTTCATCCCAACGAAGATTATTTGTTGTCTTTGGCAATACCTGCCCCATTTGATTATAAAAATGGAATTTGTTTAATTGAAAAACAGGGTAAATTCAGACATCTATTTGGTATAAATCTAAGAGAAGAACTTTCAGGTCATTTGGGTATTCTTCCATCAAATATTTTTTTTATCAATGATGCGGAAGCTTTTTTATTGGGAGAAGTTAATTTTGGGGAAGGAAATAATGTAAATAACATTTTGGGACTGACTTTAGGTTCAGGTCTTGGTTCTTCTATCAAAAGCGGAAATATAGTCAGAGATGGAGGGCTTTGGTGTTCACCATTCAAATCAGGTATTGCTGAGGATTACCTTTCGAGCCGGTGGTTTGTCAATTGGATCTATCAAGAGTTAAATATTCAGGTAGATGGTGTAAAGGAAATCGTTTCGAATCCTGAAATAATGAAGAAAGGGTCATCTGTTTTTGATTTTTTTGCAAAAAACCTTGCTGATTTTATAATTAAACAACAAGAGGAATTTCATGCAGATAAAATAATTCTTGGTGGGAACATTTCTAAAGCATATCCCTTTTTTTTGGACAAAACATTACATTATCTTCAAATTCAGGATCTTGATATAGTAATTGAAGTCAGCCAATTGGGAGAAAAAAGTGCTGTTTTCGGTGCCCTTTCAGCAATAAATTTATACCAGGATTTAAGAGAAAAAATATAG
- a CDS encoding vanadium-dependent haloperoxidase: MKKLKFPYPAIALSIFLILISWNSVLSQNKAEPPIGILIDNLFYITEVMVTDVASPPAAARFYAYATLGAHLAWNKTNNLRTEDLCLFESSNLENPSYEDAIGENLSPHFIATYSMLEVGKKIMPSGFLLEEKQIALKKDFTRSKWINKKDLNANVSFAEDIAAEVLKIANEDGYSSLSTLTRYTPKKNEGHWYPTPPAYMAAIEPEWRTLKTFFLQDLKSFKPAPPAPFSLEEGSPFKKQLFEVIEVTSQLSDEQNLIANFWDCNPFMVSFSGHMAIGMKKISPGGHWVGITGIASQKADLPWKETIYIHTLISMALHDAFVSCWEEKYDSDRIRPETAIQKYVDQTWRPLLQTPPFPEYTSGHSVVSTTSAMILTDFFGEDFDFIDDSEVYFGLPERAFKSFNQAAEEAAISRLYGGIHFRDAIEEGVKQGKLIGKEILQKTGSKKSIAVGN, translated from the coding sequence ATGAAAAAGTTGAAATTTCCTTATCCAGCTATTGCTCTTTCTATTTTTTTGATTTTGATCAGTTGGAATTCAGTTCTTTCCCAAAACAAAGCTGAACCTCCTATAGGTATTCTGATAGACAACCTCTTTTATATCACAGAAGTGATGGTCACAGATGTGGCATCACCTCCTGCAGCAGCTAGATTTTATGCATACGCTACTTTAGGTGCACATTTAGCTTGGAATAAAACCAATAATCTAAGAACCGAAGATTTATGCCTTTTTGAATCAAGTAATTTAGAAAATCCTTCTTATGAAGATGCAATTGGTGAAAATTTATCCCCCCACTTCATCGCGACATATTCCATGTTGGAAGTTGGCAAAAAGATCATGCCCTCGGGATTTTTGCTTGAAGAAAAGCAGATAGCGTTAAAAAAAGATTTTACCCGTTCGAAATGGATTAACAAAAAGGACCTGAATGCCAATGTTTCTTTTGCGGAAGATATTGCTGCAGAGGTATTGAAAATTGCCAATGAAGACGGATATTCCTCCTTGAGCACCTTGACAAGATACACTCCCAAAAAAAATGAAGGTCATTGGTATCCAACCCCACCTGCCTATATGGCTGCAATAGAACCTGAATGGAGAACTCTGAAAACATTTTTTCTTCAGGATTTAAAATCATTTAAGCCTGCCCCACCTGCCCCATTTAGTTTGGAAGAGGGAAGCCCATTCAAAAAACAATTATTTGAAGTTATCGAAGTAACTTCTCAACTATCTGATGAACAAAACCTGATTGCCAACTTTTGGGATTGCAATCCATTTATGGTGAGTTTTTCCGGCCATATGGCTATTGGAATGAAGAAAATATCTCCGGGAGGTCATTGGGTTGGAATCACGGGAATTGCCAGTCAAAAAGCAGATTTACCATGGAAAGAAACCATCTACATTCATACCCTAATATCTATGGCCCTACATGATGCCTTTGTCAGTTGTTGGGAAGAAAAGTATGATTCAGACAGGATAAGACCAGAAACTGCTATTCAAAAATATGTAGACCAGACTTGGCGGCCCTTATTGCAAACTCCTCCTTTCCCGGAATATACCAGTGGACATAGTGTGGTTTCAACCACAAGCGCTATGATTCTAACAGATTTTTTTGGGGAAGATTTTGACTTTATTGATGATTCTGAAGTGTACTTCGGACTACCGGAAAGAGCTTTTAAATCCTTTAATCAAGCTGCTGAAGAAGCTGCCATTTCAAGATTATATGGGGGAATCCATTTTAGGGATGCTATAGAGGAAGGAGTTAAACAAGGAAAATTGATTGGTAAAGAAATCCTTCAAAAAACAGGTTCAAAAAAATCAATTGCTGTTGGGAATTAA
- a CDS encoding ROK family transcriptional regulator → MNLIDPKKSLEKISGVVETKSYLNKLKLIKNLYIKGNNTAGEICNQVGISLPTVNSLLNDLMGSGEVIKNGRAESQGGRKPDLYQLNKDAFYILSVDLNRFRLRVAIYNSSNELVTEPETIRLTLNNEKETFEKICDVILEYISKCDLNQEKIIAVGISMPGLIDSIHGINHTYLKFGKKSLVENFESRLGRKVFLENDARAMTLAEFKFGHNDNFKNVLGIFIGWGIGLGILIDGKIYQGASGFAGEFSHSPIFDSSDITCSCGKKGCLESVASGTAIVRMAKEAITTDSDSILARLVRENQGELEPYLVVDAALAGDQRAITILSQAGLDLGRGISILIQLLNPELIIIGGSVAEAKQYLITPIQQALNIYSMAKARENTQISLYKLGKEVGLLGGVAVVNEKLFEDILQ, encoded by the coding sequence ATGAACCTTATTGATCCTAAAAAATCCCTGGAAAAAATATCAGGTGTTGTAGAAACCAAAAGTTACCTCAACAAACTGAAGTTAATCAAGAATCTTTACATCAAAGGGAACAATACTGCTGGCGAAATCTGCAATCAGGTTGGGATTTCCTTACCAACAGTCAATTCCCTGTTGAATGATCTGATGGGTTCAGGGGAAGTGATCAAAAATGGGCGGGCAGAATCCCAAGGAGGCAGAAAACCGGATCTTTATCAGCTGAATAAAGATGCCTTTTATATTCTAAGTGTTGATTTAAATAGATTCAGGTTAAGGGTTGCCATTTATAATAGCTCAAATGAATTGGTAACTGAACCTGAAACCATCAGACTTACCTTGAATAATGAAAAAGAAACATTTGAGAAAATATGCGACGTCATTCTTGAGTATATTTCTAAATGTGACTTAAACCAAGAAAAAATAATAGCTGTAGGTATCTCGATGCCTGGATTGATTGATTCCATACATGGGATAAACCACACCTATTTGAAATTTGGTAAAAAGAGCCTGGTTGAAAATTTCGAATCAAGATTGGGAAGAAAAGTTTTTTTGGAAAATGATGCCCGGGCTATGACTTTAGCAGAATTCAAGTTTGGCCACAATGATAATTTCAAAAATGTATTGGGAATATTTATAGGATGGGGTATTGGTCTCGGTATTCTGATAGATGGGAAGATCTATCAAGGGGCCTCTGGATTTGCCGGTGAATTCAGCCATTCCCCGATTTTTGATTCCAGTGATATCACTTGCAGCTGTGGAAAAAAGGGCTGTTTGGAATCGGTAGCATCTGGAACGGCCATCGTAAGAATGGCAAAGGAAGCAATTACTACCGATTCGGATTCCATTTTGGCAAGATTAGTGAGAGAAAACCAAGGTGAACTTGAGCCTTATTTGGTTGTTGATGCAGCACTTGCCGGGGATCAGAGAGCTATCACCATACTTTCACAAGCCGGACTCGATCTGGGCAGAGGGATTTCTATATTGATTCAGTTGCTCAATCCTGAACTCATTATTATAGGGGGTTCAGTAGCCGAAGCAAAACAATATTTGATCACACCCATTCAGCAGGCATTGAATATTTACAGCATGGCCAAGGCAAGGGAAAATACCCAAATCAGCCTTTATAAATTGGGCAAAGAAGTCGGATTACTGGGAGGTGTAGCCGTTGTCAATGAAAAATTGTTTGAAGATATACTCCAATAA
- a CDS encoding cupin domain-containing protein translates to MIETGYLEEQTPKEVIFKKLEKELNAQGLRISQKDFERPWGGFFVVDENQIQEFKKRFFNELVLEDEQFNRKLSPKLLLVAPKKRLSWQYHNRRAEVWKLIEGKASIVRSDSDEQGAINEMKIGELIHLKQGERHRLVGGDSWGIVAEIWMHTDRDNPSNEEDIIRVEDDFSRK, encoded by the coding sequence ATGATAGAAACCGGATATTTGGAAGAACAAACGCCAAAGGAAGTGATTTTTAAAAAATTGGAAAAAGAACTGAACGCTCAAGGTTTAAGAATTTCTCAAAAGGATTTTGAAAGACCTTGGGGAGGCTTTTTTGTAGTTGACGAAAACCAAATCCAAGAATTCAAAAAGAGATTTTTCAATGAATTGGTTTTGGAAGATGAGCAGTTTAATCGAAAGCTAAGTCCGAAACTCCTTTTAGTTGCGCCAAAAAAAAGACTTTCCTGGCAGTACCATAATAGGAGAGCGGAAGTCTGGAAACTGATTGAAGGTAAAGCAAGTATTGTTAGGAGTGATTCAGATGAGCAAGGAGCTATAAATGAGATGAAAATTGGGGAGCTGATCCATTTGAAACAGGGAGAAAGACACCGTCTGGTAGGGGGAGATTCCTGGGGTATTGTAGCCGAAATCTGGATGCATACTGATCGCGACAATCCATCAAATGAAGAAGACATCATCAGGGTTGAAGATGATTTTTCAAGAAAATAA